A region of Lycium barbarum isolate Lr01 chromosome 1, ASM1917538v2, whole genome shotgun sequence DNA encodes the following proteins:
- the LOC132603327 gene encoding uncharacterized protein LOC132603327, which translates to MNQIVEMRKDKPAVASSSKIKFEDSDEHESSSEDEEAKEIEEELADVTFEELQRARSDGSDTVYRKLNSEGKNSRANKNRPMEMSSKKPVSRFREIIQVPKKATRDPRFESLTGQLDVERFKKRYNFLYEDNLPAEKEELKKQMRKSNDAEEISELKSRISWIDKQLKSAGTKHTEKEILQEHKKKEREAAKQGKQPYYLKNSEIQKRKLIEKYKELEASGKLEAYIEKKRRKNASKDHRFLPYRRPGEQEN; encoded by the exons ATG AATCAAATTGTTGAGATGAGAAAAGACAAGCCAGCTGTTGCAAGTTCAAGTAAAATCAAATTTGAAGACTCTGATGAGCATGAATCTTCGTCTGAAGATGAGGAGGCAAAGGAGATAGAGGAGGAGCTTGCGGATGTGACCTTTGAGGAATTGCAGAGAGCACGGTCTGATGGGTCGGACACAGTGTATAGGAAGCTTAATTCGGAAGGGAAAAATAGCCGAGCGAACAAGAACAGGCCAATGGAGATGAGTAGCAAGAAGCCAGTGAGCAGATTTAGGGAAATTATCCAAGTTCCTAAAAAAGCCACGCGTGACCCTCGCTTTGAGTCTTTAACTGGCCAGCTCGATGTAGAACGGTTCAAAAAGAGATACAATTTTCTTTATGAGGATAATCTTCCAGCAGAAAAAGAGGAGCTGAAGAAACAGATGAGGAAATCAAATGATGCAGAAGAGATAAGTGAACTGAAAAGTCGCATTTCTTGGATTGACAAACAATTGAAATCAGCCGGAACGAAGCACACTGAGAAAGAAATTCTGCAAGAGCAcaagaagaaagagagagaggctGCTAAGCAAGGGAAACAACCTTATTACCTCAAAAATTCTGAAATTCAGAAGCGCAAACTTATTGAGAAATACAAGGAACTCGAAGCATCTGGCAAACTGGAAGCATATATTGAGAAGAAAAGGCGCAAGAATGCTTCGAAAGACCACAGATTCTTGCCATATCGGCGTCCCGGCGAGCAAGAAAACTAG
- the LOC132603307 gene encoding uncharacterized protein LOC132603307, with product MLALPYFVCRHSTYSSVLTVGLCYMPTIFGVLPYFFQSLHNDVLRFLFPWQNQIVEMRKDKPAVASSSKIKFEDSDEHESSSEDEEAKEIEEELADVTFEELQRARSDGSDTVYRKLNSEGKNSRANKNRPMEMSSKKPVSRFREIIQVPKKATRDPRFESLTGQLDVERFKKRYNFLYEDNLPAEKEELKKQMRKSNDAEEISELKSRISWIDKQLKSAGTKHTEREILQEHKKKEREAAKQGKQPYYLKNSEIQKRKLIEKYKELKASGKLEAYIEKKRRKNASKDHRFLPYRRPGEQEN from the coding sequence ATGTTGGCATTGCCTTATTTTGTATGCCGACATAGCACGTATTCTTCTGTTTTAACTGTTGGTTTGTGTTATATGCCTACTATCTTTGGGGTTCTTCCTTACTTCTTTCAATCTTTGCACAACGACGTTCTCAGGTTTCTTTTTCCCTGGCAGAATCAAATTGTTGAGATGAGAAAAGACAAGCCAGCTGTTGCAAGTTCAAGTAAAATCAAATTTGAAGACTCTGATGAGCATGAATCTTCGTCTGAAGATGAGGAGGCAAAGGAGATAGAGGAGGAGCTTGCGGATGTGACCTTTGAGGAATTGCAGAGAGCACGGTCTGATGGGTCGGACACAGTGTATAGGAAGCTTAATTCGGAAGGGAAAAATAGCCGAGCGAACAAGAACAGGCCAATGGAGATGAGTAGCAAGAAGCCAGTGAGCAGATTTAGGGAAATTATCCAAGTTCCTAAAAAAGCCACGCGTGACCCTCGCTTTGAGTCTTTAACTGGCCAGCTCGATGTAGAACGATTCAAAAAGAGATATAATTTTCTTTACGAGGATAATCTTCCAGCAGAAAAAGAGGAGCTGAAGAAACAGATGAGGAAATCAAATGATGCAGAAGAGATAAGTGAACTGAAAAGTCGCATTTCTTGGATTGACAAACAATTGAAATCAGCCGGAACGAAACACACTGAGAGAGAAATTCTGCAAGAGCAcaagaagaaagagagagaggctGCTAAGCAAGGGAAACAACCTTATTACCTCAAAAATTCTGAAATTCAGAAGCGCAAACTTATTGAGAAATACAAGGAACTCAAAGCATCTGGCAAACTGGAAGCATATATTGAGAAGAAAAGGCGCAAGAATGCTTCGAAAGACCACAGATTCTTGCCATATCGGCGTCCCGGCGAGCAAGAAAACTAG